A window from Limanda limanda chromosome 14, fLimLim1.1, whole genome shotgun sequence encodes these proteins:
- the LOC133019923 gene encoding LIM/homeobox protein Lhx1-like, producing MLQCESCEKPIVDRFLLKVLDRPWHVQCVQCCECKCSLTEKCFSREGRLYCKNDFFRRFGTKCGGCAQGILPSDLVRRAKSKVFHLNCFTCVMCNKQLSTGEELYILDEFKFVCKEDYQNNNGKDTILLSVTTSSDPSLSPDPQDPQDDGKDSETGHLSDKDGGGNENDEQGAVGKRRGPRTTIKAKQLETLKAAFTATPKPTRHIREQLSQETGLTMRVIQVWFQNRRSKERRMKQLSALGTRRHVFFRGTRRMRALGERLEPGELGHFSYYGDYGEYYGSGGNYEYYQGPPSSQAQTPADLGFVPSSVPAGTPLGAMDHHHHHHHHHHPGHHCPGEVQCFSDPAAHHPVDSPSPEPSGPGSMHSISSEMCGPSTPYTTVSLSDNGYTNQLSQPSSEMSEGTVW from the exons ATGCTGCAGTGTGAGAGCTGCGAGAAGCCTATCGTCGATAGGTTCCTGCTCAAAGTCCTGGACAGACCGTGGCACGTCCAGTGTGTCCAGTGCTGCGAGTGCAAATGCAGCCTGACCGAGAAGTGCTTCTCACGCGAGGGGAGGCTGTACTGTAAGAACGACTTCTTCAG GCGATTTGGAACCAAGTGTGGCGGCTGCGCTCAGGGGATTCTACCCAGCGATCTGGTGCGCAGGGCCAAGAGCAAAGTGTTCCACCTGAACTGCTTCACCTGCGTGATGTGCAACAAGCAGCTGTCCACGGGAGAGGAGCTCTACATCCTGGACGAGTTCAAGTTCGTTTGCAAAGAGGACTATCAGAACAACAACGGCAAGGACACCATCCTCCTCTCAG TCACGACGTCCAGCGACCCGAGCCTGTCCCCGGACCCCCAGGACCCGCAGGACGACGGGAAGGACTCGGAGACGGGACACCTGTCCGACAAGGACGGGGGCGGCAACGAGAACGACGAGCAGGGCGCCGTCGGGAAGCGACGCGGGCCGCGCACCACCATCAAAGCCAAGCAGCTGGAGACGCTGAAGGCGGCTTTCACGGCCACGCCGAAGCCCACCAGGCACATCCGGGAGCAGCTGTCGCAGGAGACGGGCCTGACCATGAGAGTCATCCAA GTCTGGTTCCAGAACCGGAGGTCTAAAGAGAGACGCATGAAGCAGCTGAGCGCACTGGGCACACGGAGACACGTGTTTTTCCGCGGCACCAGGAGGATGAGGGCGCTGGGGGAGCGACTGGAGCCCGGAGAGCTCGGACACTTCTCTTACTATGGAG ATTATGGGGAGTATTATGGCTCAGGAGGGAATTACGAGTACTACCAGGGCCCACCTTCATCCCAGGCTCAGACTCCAGCAGACCTGGGCTTTGTGCCCTCCTCTGTCCCCGCCGGCACCCCGCTGGGAGCCAtggaccaccaccaccaccaccaccaccaccatcacccgGGCCACCACTGTCCGGGAGAGGTGCAGTGCTTCTCCGACCCGGCGGCCCATCACCCTGTGGACTCACCCAGTCCGGAGCCCAGCGGGCCGGGCTCCATGCACAGCATCTCCAGCGAGATGTGTGGGCCCAGCACGCCCTACACCACTGTGTCCCTCAGTGACAATGGATACACCAACCAGCTGTCACAGCCCTCCTCAGAGATGAGTGAAGGCACTGTCTGGTGA